A portion of the Candidatus Sericytochromatia bacterium genome contains these proteins:
- a CDS encoding efflux RND transporter periplasmic adaptor subunit has protein sequence MPHRSLHPQAAMALGLVGTLVAALALTSCRQAPARADSLPSAQLSSGMALSEPARRFLVVEAVDALHPAQGAPLPGRLAFQSQAVSGVGTPVAGRITAVLVRPGEAVRAGQPLVTLQSAEAAACRAALAQAQAATTAAEAASRRQAEMVTRGVGLEVERTEAEARAQQARAELARARQSVALLGPGTGDRVELRAPTPGAVVDVDARPGAVVEAGGGPLVEVGDPGRLWVVADVPEGQAGGLAVGQQAEVEVPASAKRLQATIDGLGPRVDAETRRIPVYLSLRGGTRGLRAGMQAEVRVSAPATARVLTLPATAVLIKEGDRRVVYVEGPQGRFLAREVQTGASRGGRVVIREGLSPGERVVVRGALLLDGEAEQQL, from the coding sequence ATGCCACACCGATCGCTTCACCCCCAAGCCGCCATGGCCCTCGGGCTCGTCGGCACGTTGGTCGCGGCGTTGGCCCTGACCTCGTGCAGGCAAGCGCCCGCCCGCGCCGACTCCCTGCCCTCGGCCCAACTTTCGTCTGGCATGGCCCTTTCCGAGCCGGCCCGCCGCTTCCTGGTCGTCGAGGCCGTCGATGCGTTGCACCCGGCTCAGGGGGCGCCCTTGCCGGGGCGCCTCGCGTTCCAGTCGCAGGCCGTTTCCGGCGTGGGGACGCCGGTGGCCGGGCGGATCACCGCGGTGCTGGTCCGGCCCGGTGAGGCGGTCAGAGCGGGCCAGCCCCTGGTCACGCTGCAAAGCGCCGAGGCCGCCGCGTGCCGGGCCGCGCTGGCCCAGGCGCAGGCGGCCACCACGGCTGCGGAGGCCGCGAGCCGCAGGCAGGCCGAGATGGTGACCCGGGGCGTGGGCTTGGAGGTGGAACGCACGGAGGCGGAAGCCCGAGCGCAGCAGGCGCGGGCCGAGCTTGCGCGGGCGCGGCAGTCCGTGGCACTGCTCGGCCCTGGCACCGGCGACAGGGTCGAGTTGCGTGCGCCCACGCCGGGCGCGGTAGTCGACGTCGACGCCCGGCCCGGGGCGGTCGTCGAGGCAGGCGGTGGGCCCCTCGTCGAGGTGGGCGATCCCGGTCGGTTGTGGGTCGTGGCGGACGTGCCTGAGGGGCAAGCCGGCGGCCTGGCGGTCGGCCAGCAGGCCGAGGTCGAGGTGCCGGCGTCGGCCAAGCGGCTCCAGGCAACCATCGACGGGCTGGGGCCTCGCGTGGATGCGGAGACCCGGCGCATCCCCGTCTACCTGTCGCTGCGTGGCGGCACACGCGGGTTGCGGGCCGGCATGCAGGCGGAGGTGCGGGTGAGCGCCCCGGCCACGGCACGGGTGCTCACCCTCCCTGCGACGGCCGTGCTGATCAAGGAAGGCGACCGCCGCGTCGTTTACGTGGAGGGCCCCCAGGGGCGCTTCCTGGCCCGCGAGGTCCAGACCGGGGCGTCTCGGGGCGGTCGCGTGGTGATCCGTGAGGGCCTCTCCCCGGGCGAGCGGGTGGTCGTGCGAGGCGCCCTCCTGCTGGACGGGGAAGCCGAGCAGCAGCTCTGA